Proteins encoded within one genomic window of Granulicella pectinivorans:
- the rpoZ gene encoding DNA-directed RNA polymerase subunit omega — MSIDEGLFNKYSLVKGAARRARQLQSGAPQVGVSKSMKACRVAQDEIKQGHVTFVIPARKIVEPLLENGI, encoded by the coding sequence ATGTCGATCGACGAGGGTTTGTTCAACAAGTACAGTTTGGTGAAGGGTGCGGCACGCCGGGCGCGCCAGTTGCAGTCGGGGGCTCCGCAGGTGGGAGTCTCAAAATCCATGAAGGCTTGCCGGGTTGCGCAGGATGAGATCAAGCAGGGTCATGTCACGTTCGTGATCCCCGCGCGCAAGATCGTTGAGCCTCTGCTTGAGAACGGAATCTAA
- a CDS encoding uracil-DNA glycosylase, which translates to MAVEAVLGAEQLRAYVEYLRDLGVYEFYHREGEWSAAGAALADSLAAASPAVPLVPAVKAPVPRAVAAPVVAAPSYVAPVAVKAAVPVVPVPVAPAKVYAEPAMAKLLSFDELVPVPTEQVAPADRAAALKVIQDEIGDCTRCPLAYGGRHKIVFADGAPTARLMFLGEGPGADEDASGVPFVGKAGQLLNNMIAAMGLKREEVYIANIVKCRPPGNRTPEPVEAGTCSQFLIRQIDVVKPEVIVALGATAATYLLGKRQSLGSMRGEWFKARGAKVAVTYHPAFLLRDPRQKGEAWKDLQRVMGELGLKGPSRG; encoded by the coding sequence ATGGCAGTAGAGGCAGTGTTGGGCGCGGAGCAGCTTCGGGCGTATGTGGAGTATCTGCGCGACCTGGGCGTGTATGAGTTCTACCATCGCGAGGGGGAGTGGAGCGCCGCTGGTGCTGCGCTGGCTGATTCGCTGGCGGCCGCATCTCCTGCGGTTCCTCTGGTGCCTGCGGTCAAGGCTCCTGTGCCGCGTGCGGTTGCGGCTCCGGTGGTGGCGGCTCCGAGTTATGTCGCACCGGTCGCGGTGAAGGCTGCTGTGCCGGTAGTCCCTGTTCCGGTGGCTCCTGCTAAGGTGTATGCGGAGCCTGCGATGGCAAAGTTGCTTAGCTTCGATGAGCTTGTTCCGGTGCCGACGGAGCAGGTTGCGCCCGCGGATCGCGCGGCGGCGCTGAAGGTGATTCAGGATGAGATCGGGGATTGCACGCGGTGTCCGCTGGCCTATGGCGGGCGACACAAGATCGTGTTCGCGGATGGTGCGCCTACGGCTCGGCTGATGTTTCTTGGCGAGGGACCGGGTGCGGATGAAGACGCCTCGGGGGTGCCGTTTGTGGGCAAGGCGGGGCAGTTGCTGAACAATATGATTGCTGCGATGGGGCTGAAGCGCGAAGAAGTCTATATCGCGAATATCGTGAAGTGCCGGCCTCCAGGGAACCGCACGCCGGAGCCAGTGGAGGCGGGGACGTGTTCGCAGTTTTTGATCCGGCAGATCGATGTGGTGAAGCCGGAGGTGATCGTGGCTCTTGGGGCTACGGCGGCGACGTATTTGTTGGGCAAGAGGCAGTCGCTGGGCTCGATGCGTGGGGAGTGGTTCAAGGCGAGGGGCGCGAAGGTGGCGGTGACGTACCATCCGGCGTTTCTGCTCAGGGATCCCCGGCAGAAGGGCGAAGCGTGGAAGGATCTGCAGCGGGTGATGGGGGAGCTGGGGCTGAAGGGGCCTAGCCGGGGATAG